One Glycine max cultivar Williams 82 chromosome 4, Glycine_max_v4.0, whole genome shotgun sequence DNA segment encodes these proteins:
- the LOC102663546 gene encoding polyadenylate-binding protein-interacting protein 6: MKFSNLLSKGNAEKDSKNHGESHPQPQYNQHLLQSKTKNMPQSLQVKNVTEWKVRQADLELGYLKSAFPDYAKQSLRDAYLANSSDLDYSIDLLHHFDDDEINGDKSSVRHWILGMLQNLYQQLKLVLRQIWHKFKSE; this comes from the exons ATGAAATTTTCAAACTTGTTATCTAAAGGGAATGCAGAAAAAGATTCCAAGAATCATGGTGAGTCACATCCTCAACCTCAGTACAATCAGCACCTTCTTCAATCTAAGACTAAAAACATGCCTCAGTCTTTGCAAGTGAAGAATGTGACAGAATGGAAAGTGCGACAAGCTGACCTGGAACTTGGATATCTAAAGTCGGCATTTCCTGATTATGCTAAACAGTCCCTTAGAGATGCATACTTGGCAAACAGTTCTGATCTGGATTATTCAATTGACTTGCTCCACCACTTTGATGATGATGAG ATTAATGGTGATAAGTCTTCTGTGAGACACTGGATATTGGGAATGCTCCAGAATCTGTACCAGCAGCTAAAGCTAGTGCTCCGTCAAATCTGGCATAAGTTTAAAAGTGAATAA